The following coding sequences lie in one Glycine soja cultivar W05 chromosome 16, ASM419377v2, whole genome shotgun sequence genomic window:
- the LOC114390854 gene encoding serine/threonine-protein kinase STY13-like, with protein sequence MGSGNEVHSVVEFNLDAKWLIDPKQLFVGPKIGEGAHAKVYEGKYKNQNVAVKIVNKGETPEQISRREARFAREIAMLSRVQHKNLVKFIGACKEPVMVIVTELLLGGTLRKHLWSIRPKCLDMRIAVGFALDIARAMECLHSHGIIHRDLKPDNLILTEDHKTVKLADFGLAREESLTEMMTAETGTYRWMAPELYSTVTLRQGEKKHYNHKVDAYSFAIVLWELIHNKLPFEGMSNLQAAYAAAFKNTRPSADELPEDLALIVTSCWKEDPNDRPNFSQIIEMLLRYLTTISPSEPVVPMRMMSKNAVLPPESPGTSALMARRDDSGETPKGGNIEGRSKGFFFCCY encoded by the exons ATGGGATCTGGAAATGAGGTTCACTCAGTTGTGGAGTTCAATTTGGATGCTAAGTGGCTTATAGATCCCAAACAACTATTTGTTGGGCCTAAAATTGGGGAAGGTGCTCATGCCAAAGTATATGAAGGAAA atataaaaatcaGAACGTTGCTGTTAAGATTGTTAATAAGGGTGAAACCCCAGAACAGATTTCTAGGAGAGAGGCTCGGTTTGCCAGAGAGATTGCCATGTTATCTAGAGTTCAACACAAAAATCTAGTTAAG TTTATTGGGGCCTGCAAAGAACCTGTTATGGTTATTGTAACTGAACTTCTCTTAGGTGGAACATTGCGCAAACACCTGTGGAGTATCCGGCCGAAGTGTTTGGATATGCGCATAGCAGTTGGATTTGCTCTCGATATTGCCCGTGCAATGGAATGCTTACACTCTCATGGGATCATTCACCGTGACCTTAAACCTG ATAACTTGATCTTGACAGAAGATCATAAAACTGTTAAACTTGCTGATTTCGGTCTAGCCAGAGAAGAGTCCTTAACAGAGATGATGACTGCTGAGACAGGGACATATCGATGGATGGCTCCAGAA CTTTACAGCACTGTTACTCTGAGACAAGGGGAGAAGAAGCATTACAACCATAAGGTGGATGCCTATAGCTTTGCTATAGTGTTGTGGGAACTCATCCATAATAAGTTACCTTTTGAAGGCATGTCTAATTTACAGGCTGCATATGCAGCGGCATTTAAG AATACAAGGCCAAGTGCTGATGAGCTTCCTGAAGATTTAGCTCTGATTGTGACCTCTTGTTGGAAAGAGGATCCAAACGATCGACCCAATTTTAGTCAAATAATAGAGATGCTGCTTCGATATCTAACTACTATTTCACCATCTGAGCCGGTTGTTCCAATGCGAATGATGTCTAAGAATGCTGTATTGCCACCGGAATCTCCCGGTACAAGTGCTTTAATGGCTAGAAGAGATGATTCTGGAGAAACCCCAAAAGGTGGCAATATTGAAGGTAGGTCTAAAGGGTTTTTCTTCTGCTGTTACTGA